A genomic segment from Juglans regia cultivar Chandler chromosome 14, Walnut 2.0, whole genome shotgun sequence encodes:
- the LOC108992951 gene encoding metallothionein-like protein type 2, giving the protein MSCCGGNCGCGSGCKCGGSCNGCGMYPDLGYSEKTTTETIISGVAPVKKILYEGSETSFGAENGCKCGSNCTCDPCNCK; this is encoded by the exons ATGTCTTGCTGCGGAGGAAACTGTGGTTGCGGCTCTGGCTGCAAGTGCGGGGGCAGCTGCAATGG CTGCGGCATGTACCCTGACCTGGGTTACTCGGAGAAGACCACCACTGAGACCATCATTTCTGGGGTTGCACCAGTGAAGAAGAT TTTGTATGAGGGGTCTGAGACGAGCTTTGGAGCAGAGAACGGCTGCAAGTGTGGATCAAACTGCACCTGCGACCCATGCAACTGCaagtga
- the LOC108992997 gene encoding probable GTP-binding protein OBGM, mitochondrial, producing the protein MWICCRKSLWHLEALRQSSKSPWLFSIFSLYSDTPHRKSKLAPLQERKMIDRFRLNAKGGDGGNGCSSFHRSRQVRRGRPDGGSGGRGGDVILESSPTVWDFSGLQHHITANRGGPGASKNMIGTRGEDKVVYVPVGTVIHLIKGEIPSIVKNHSSTDLDPWEIPGTLVDGTSESNQASTYNDPNMAAEVESLVHTGCLSDQNGGTVEILLGIKQPTQVASTNAFPQLSPCHHTSKVCKKEEMEEKEETEETEQMQYNVAELTEQGQQVIVARGGEGGSGNVCTSRVPNKLKSMRPGVDKDKTIDVEVSDNDQSTLSEGLPGSESLLELELKSIADVSFVGMPNAGKSTLLGAISRAKPSVGHYAFTTLRPNLGNLNFDDLSITVADVPGLIKGAHENRGLGHAFLRHIERTKVLAYVLDLASALDGRKGIPPWEQLKDLILELEYHQEGLSGRPSLIVANKIDEDGAEEVYRELKRRVPGVPIFPVCAVLEEGIAELKTGLKGLVNGEISCGLSLDEILLD; encoded by the exons ATGTGGATATGCTGTCGAAAATCTCTTTGGCACTTAGAAGCCTTGAGACAATCCTCTAAGTCTCCATGgcttttctcaattttttctctctactCGGATACTCCTCACAGGAAGTCTAAGCTTGCACCTTTACAG GAGAGGAAAATGATCGATAGGTTCAGACTAAATGCTAAAGGAGGTGATGGTGGCAATGGTTGTTCCAGCTTTCACCGTAGCCGGCAGGTTCGTCGGGGCAGACCTGATG GTGGTAGTGGTGGAAGAGGTGGTGATGTGATTTTGGAATCTTCCCCCACAGTTTGGGACTTCAGTGGTTTGCAACATCACATT ACTGCAAACAGGGGTGGACCAGGAGCCTCAAAGAATATGATAGGAACCAGAGGGGAAGATAAG GTTGTCTACGTACCTGTTGGCACTGTGATACATCTTATAAAGGGTGAAATTCCTTCCATTGTTAAAAATCATTCTTCAACAGATTTGGATCCGTGGGAGATTCCGGGTACACTTGTCGATGGCACATCTGAATCAAATCAGGCATCTACTTATAATGACCCTAATATGGCAGCTGAAGTTGAATCATTGGTCCATACTGGTTGCTTATCAGATCAAAATGGAGGCACTGTAGAGATATTGCTAGGCATAAAGCAGCCAACTCAAGTTGCATCAACCAATGCTTTTCCTCAATTGTCTCCTTGCCATCATACATCCAAAGTTTGCAAGAAAGAAGAGATGGAGGAGAAAGAAGAGACAGAGGAGACAGAACAAATGCAATACAATGTTGCAGAATTAACAGAACAAGGTCAACAAGTTATAGTTGCTCGAGGAGGGGAGGGTGGTTCAGGCAATGTTTGTACTTCCAGAGTTCCAAATAAGCTCAAGTCTATGAGGCCTGGGGTCGACAAGGATAAAACCATCGATGTTGAAGTATCTGATAATGATCAGTCCACTCTTAGTGAGGGTTTGCCTGGTTCTGAATCACTTCTTGAGTTGGAACTCAAGAGTATTGCTGATGTGAGCTTCGTGGGGATGCCTAATGCTGGTAAAAGTACTCTACTAGGTGCTATATCAAGGGCTAAGCCCTCTGTAGGGCATTATGCCTTCACAACTCTAAGGCCTAATCTGGGGAATCTGAACTTTGATGACTTGTCAATCACAGTTGCTGATGTTCCTGGACTCATAAAGGGTGCCCATGAGAACCGTGGGCTTGGACATGCATTCCTGCGCCACATAGAACGCACAAAGGTTCTGGCCTATGTGTTAGACTTAGCTTCTGCATTAGATGGTAGAAAGGGTATTCCACCATGGGAACAGCTGAAAGATCTTATTTTAGAGCTTGAATATCATCAGGAGGGTTTGTCTGGTCGACCATCCTTAATAGTGGCAAATAAAATTGATGAGGATGGGGCTGAAGAAGTGTATCGAGAATTAAAAAGACGGGTTCCAGGCGTTCCTATTTTTCCTGTATGTGCTGTTTTGGAGGAGGGAATAGCAGAGCTAAAAACTGGTCTTAAAGGGCTTGTGAATGGTGAAATTTCATGCGGACTCAGTTTAGATGAAATATTGCTTGATTAG
- the LOC108992956 gene encoding uncharacterized protein LOC108992956, translated as MSCCGGNCGCGSDCKCGASCNRMPPRRWDRSISGMNATNDEWGCTIDQFNRMHPPTFDGRGDPTLAEDWIQDIEEILRVINCTDEQEVLYSTFKLTGEAKRWWISERTIREVEGMKIVSWLHFKQIFLKRFFPSSVKDDKAIEFTNLVQGAMTVHQYAARFTELSRFAAYLIPDEEKKARKFEQGLNENIYERIVGFQIQNFSELVNKATVFERSIQRSAALLEQRKRTAPQGSQSAMDQGPWKKRNEGSSSGQKQTQENQSNNLCKFSNRAHTRECKREVGACFQCGKTNLIRECPLLLMNNKKPPSSQQTNQGNNQHRIGPARVFALTSEDAEDDNNVITDLQDRDVASSGMYPDLGYSEKATPETIISGVAPAKKIFYEGSETSFGAENGCKCGSNCTCDPCNCK; from the exons gatgccacctcgtcgttGGGATCGAAGTATATCGGGTATGAATGCGACAAATGATGAATGGGGATGCACGATAGACCAATTTAATCGAATGCATCCTCCCACCTTCGATGGTCGGGGCGACCCAACCTTAGCAGAAGACTGGATCCAAGACATTGAGGAGATACTTCGTGTTATAAACTGCACGGACGAACAGGAAGTTTTATACTCCACTTTCAAACTAACGGGAGAAGCAAAAAGATGGTGGATTTCTGAAAGAACTATCAGAGAAGTTGAAGGGATGAAAATAGTCAGTTGGCTACACTTCAAGCAGATTTTCCTGAAACGCTTTTTCCCAAGCTCAGTCAAAGACGACAAGGCTATAGAGTTCACTAATTTGGTGCAAGGAGCTATGACAGTACACCAGTACGCAGCTAGATTTACCGAGTTATCACGTTTTGCTGCATATCTGATTcctgatgaggagaagaaggctcGTAAGTTTGAACAGGGGCTGAACGAAAATATTTATGAAcgaattgtgggctttcaaatccaaaactttTCAGAGTTGGTGAATAAGGCCACAGTATTTGAACGAAGCATTCAAAGAAGTGCTGCACTGCTGGAACAGAGGAAGAGGACTGCGCCACAAGGGTCTCAATCTGCAATGGATCAAGGGccgtggaaaaagagaaatgaagggAGCAGCTCGGGTCAAAAGCAAACGCAGGAAAATCAATCAAATAACCTCTGTAAGTTTTCTAATCGTGCACATACTAGAGAGTGCAAAAGAGAAGTGGGGGCGTGTTTTCAATGCGGTAAGACCAATCTTATCAGGGAATGCCCTTTGCTTCTAATGAATAACAAGAAGCCTCCAAGTTCCCAACAGACGAATCAGGGAAACAATCAACATAGAATTGGACCGGCCCGAGTGTTTGCACTGACATCTGAAGATGCTGAGGACGACAATAATGTGATCACAG ACCTGCAGGATCGGGACGTTGCAAGCAGCGGCATGTACCCTGACCTGGGTTACTCGGAGAAGGCCACCCCTGAGACCATCATTTCTGGGGTTGCACCAGCTAAAAAGAT TTTTTATGAGGGGTCTGAGACGAGCTTTGGAGCAGAGAACGGCTGCAAGTGTGGATCAAACTGCACCTGCGATCCATGCAACTGCAAGTGA